One stretch of Bordetella avium DNA includes these proteins:
- a CDS encoding BMP family protein, translating into MTSSLRGAARRSLLKFGLAASIALFGSVVQAQTPAKPKVAAIYTVPVEQQWVSRIHKALTAAKEKGDIDYVYSESVGNADYERVLRQYAEQGNNLIVGEAFAVESAARKVAKDYPKTGFLMGSSGKPQQPNFSVFDNYIQEPAYLTGMIAAGMSKSGQIGLVGGYPIPEVNRLMQAFMAGAQEINPQARFTVTFIGSWFDPPKAKEAAFAMIDKGADVLYAERFGVSDAAKERGKLAIGNVVNTQAQYPETVVATALWNMEPTIAHALTAVKAGNFKAEDYGQYSLMKHQGSELAPLGTFEGKVPADIMAKVAARQKSILDGSFTVKVVDSEPKSSK; encoded by the coding sequence ATGACATCATCGCTTCGTGGCGCTGCGCGTCGCAGCCTGCTCAAATTCGGCCTCGCCGCCAGCATCGCCTTGTTCGGCAGCGTGGTTCAGGCCCAAACGCCAGCCAAACCCAAGGTAGCAGCGATCTATACGGTGCCAGTCGAACAGCAATGGGTTTCGCGCATTCACAAGGCCCTGACTGCCGCCAAAGAAAAGGGCGACATTGATTACGTCTACTCTGAAAGCGTCGGCAATGCCGACTACGAGCGTGTGCTGCGCCAGTACGCAGAGCAAGGCAACAACCTGATCGTGGGTGAAGCCTTCGCCGTCGAATCCGCTGCGCGTAAAGTCGCCAAAGACTATCCCAAGACCGGCTTTCTGATGGGCTCCTCGGGTAAGCCGCAACAGCCCAATTTCTCGGTTTTCGATAACTACATCCAGGAACCCGCTTACCTGACCGGCATGATCGCCGCCGGCATGAGCAAAAGCGGCCAGATCGGTCTGGTGGGCGGCTATCCCATCCCCGAGGTCAACCGCCTGATGCAGGCCTTCATGGCCGGCGCCCAGGAAATCAATCCGCAGGCGCGCTTCACCGTGACCTTTATCGGCTCCTGGTTTGATCCCCCGAAGGCCAAGGAAGCCGCCTTCGCCATGATCGATAAGGGCGCCGACGTGCTTTACGCAGAACGTTTTGGCGTGTCGGATGCCGCCAAGGAACGTGGCAAGCTGGCCATCGGCAATGTGGTCAACACCCAGGCGCAATATCCCGAGACCGTGGTGGCCACGGCGCTGTGGAATATGGAACCGACCATCGCCCACGCCCTGACTGCGGTCAAGGCAGGCAACTTCAAGGCCGAAGATTACGGTCAGTACTCGCTAATGAAGCATCAGGGTTCCGAACTGGCCCCGCTGGGCACCTTTGAAGGCAAGGTGCCCGCCGATATCATGGCCAAGGTCGCGGCGCGCCAGAAGTCCATCCTGGACGGCAGCTTCACCGTGAAGGTCGTCGATAGCGAACCCAAGTCGAGCAAATGA
- the panE gene encoding 2-dehydropantoate 2-reductase: MRILVLGAGGTGGYFGGRAFEAGADVSFLLRPARAQTLRAEGLRIKSPLGDATLHPTVITADELGNDYDVVILSCKAYDLDSAIEAIRPAVGEHTAVLPIINGVLQYDILDREFGAHRVLGGLCQISAMLGPDGEIVHMGPLASLVFGERAGETRSARCIALEAALAGANFSCRLSDDIYADIWEKFVFLTSLAASTCLMRGSVGQICATPEGIGFMRDLLLESQRVAAASGHSVRPKADAAALKILTDPTLSMTASMFRDLSLGLRVESDHIVGDMAHRGRMLGVDTPLLRLAYMNLQVYQARRG, translated from the coding sequence ATGCGGATTCTGGTATTGGGTGCGGGTGGCACCGGCGGGTATTTCGGCGGCCGAGCTTTTGAGGCGGGTGCCGATGTGAGTTTTCTGCTGCGTCCCGCCCGAGCGCAGACATTGCGCGCCGAAGGCCTGCGCATCAAGAGCCCGCTTGGCGACGCCACCCTGCATCCCACCGTGATCACGGCCGATGAACTGGGCAATGATTACGATGTGGTCATTCTGAGCTGCAAGGCCTATGACCTGGACAGCGCCATCGAGGCCATCCGTCCCGCCGTGGGCGAGCATACGGCGGTGCTGCCCATCATCAATGGTGTCTTGCAGTACGACATCCTGGATCGCGAGTTCGGTGCGCATCGCGTCTTGGGCGGTTTGTGCCAGATCAGTGCAATGCTGGGCCCTGACGGTGAGATCGTGCATATGGGGCCGCTAGCCAGCCTCGTGTTCGGAGAGCGTGCGGGCGAAACACGCAGCGCGCGCTGTATTGCGCTGGAGGCGGCCTTGGCCGGCGCCAACTTCTCTTGCCGACTGAGTGACGACATCTACGCGGATATCTGGGAGAAGTTCGTTTTCCTGACCTCGCTAGCCGCATCGACCTGTTTGATGCGCGGTTCGGTGGGCCAGATCTGTGCGACGCCCGAAGGCATCGGCTTCATGCGGGATTTGTTGCTTGAATCGCAGCGTGTGGCGGCCGCCAGCGGCCATTCCGTGCGCCCGAAGGCGGATGCCGCAGCCTTGAAGATACTGACCGATCCGACTCTGTCCATGACAGCGTCCATGTTTCGCGACCTGAGCCTGGGCTTGCGCGTCGAAAGTGACCATATCGTGGGAGATATGGCGCACCGGGGACGCATGCTCGGCGTCGATACGCCGTTGTTGCGTCTTGCCTACATGAATCTACAGGTCTATCAGGCGCGCCGGGGATGA
- a CDS encoding ABC transporter permease, with the protein MSLILERRPEPSRFVLAVAPLLAIGFTLLICTLLVAWAGAPIGRTYVLLFDGAFGSRFAISETLTRATPLMLTGLACAVAFRARLYNIGAEGQLYLGALAAVAVGGLHGGSGFDLPAPVLFAGMLLAAAAAGAAWLLIPALLKSRLGVDEVVTTLLGNFIVLLFVSMMLDGPMKDPMAMGWPQSVALNGDLELGKLIERTRAHTGLLWAAGLAVGLWLLNRYSVFGFQMRAVGANTHAARFLGLPVTRVMLGTAILSGALAGLAGALEVAGRTGYVTLDMSPGYGYTGVVVAMLAGLHPLGVIAASIFVAGMLVGADSMSRAIAVPNYIADVIVATSLLSMLVATLFAQYRLRRNPA; encoded by the coding sequence ATGAGTCTTATCCTGGAGCGGCGCCCCGAACCCAGCCGCTTCGTTCTTGCGGTCGCGCCGCTGCTGGCCATCGGCTTTACGCTGCTGATCTGCACCCTGCTGGTGGCCTGGGCGGGCGCCCCCATTGGCCGCACCTATGTACTGCTATTCGACGGCGCTTTCGGTTCCCGTTTCGCTATTTCCGAAACGCTCACGCGGGCCACCCCGCTGATGCTGACCGGCCTGGCCTGCGCAGTCGCTTTCCGGGCGCGCCTCTACAACATCGGGGCCGAAGGCCAGCTTTACCTGGGGGCGCTGGCTGCCGTGGCCGTCGGCGGCCTGCACGGCGGCAGTGGCTTTGACCTGCCGGCGCCGGTGCTGTTCGCCGGCATGCTGCTGGCCGCCGCTGCCGCAGGCGCGGCCTGGTTGCTCATCCCGGCACTGCTGAAGTCCCGTCTCGGCGTGGACGAGGTCGTCACCACGCTGCTAGGTAACTTCATCGTGCTGCTGTTCGTCTCCATGATGCTGGACGGCCCCATGAAAGACCCGATGGCGATGGGCTGGCCCCAATCGGTGGCGCTCAATGGCGATCTGGAGCTGGGCAAACTCATCGAACGCACCCGTGCCCATACCGGCCTGCTGTGGGCGGCTGGCCTGGCCGTCGGCCTGTGGCTGCTTAACCGCTATAGCGTGTTCGGTTTTCAGATGCGCGCCGTTGGCGCCAACACCCATGCCGCGCGCTTTCTGGGCCTGCCTGTCACGCGCGTCATGCTAGGCACTGCCATTCTGTCGGGTGCGCTGGCCGGCCTGGCAGGTGCACTGGAAGTTGCCGGCCGTACGGGCTATGTCACGCTCGATATGTCGCCGGGCTATGGCTATACCGGTGTGGTCGTGGCCATGCTGGCCGGACTACACCCCCTGGGCGTAATCGCCGCCAGCATCTTCGTCGCCGGCATGCTGGTCGGCGCCGACAGCATGAGCCGCGCCATCGCCGTGCCCAACTACATCGCCGACGTGATCGTCGCCACCTCGCTGCTTTCCATGCTGGTGGCCACGCTCTTCGCGCAATACCGGCTGCGCCGCAACCCCGCCTGA
- a CDS encoding alpha-hydroxy acid oxidase, with product MSQNLSTMTCIEDLRVVAQRRVPRMFYDYADSGAWTEGTYRANESDFQKIKLRQRVAVDMEGRSLATTMAGMDVKMPVALAPTGLTGMQHADGEILAAQAAAEFGVPFTLSTMSICSIEDVAQATQKPFWFQLYVMRDREFAANLIDRAKAAGCSALVLTLDLQILGQRHKDIKNGLSAPPKPTLRNLMNLALKPRWCMGMLGTRRRTFGNIVGHAKGVKDLSSLSSWTAEQFDPRLSWDDVAWIKERWGGKLILKGILDAEDARAALSSGADALVVSNHGGRQLDGALSTIEVLPSIVSEVGSRMEVWLDSGVRSGQDVLKAVALGARGTMIGRAFLYGLGAYGRAGVTRALEIIYKEADITMALCGRKHISQIDHSILVPGSYPT from the coding sequence ATGAGCCAGAATCTCTCCACGATGACCTGCATCGAAGATTTGCGTGTCGTGGCGCAACGCCGTGTGCCGCGCATGTTCTACGACTACGCCGATTCCGGCGCCTGGACCGAGGGGACCTACCGGGCCAACGAGAGCGATTTCCAGAAGATCAAGCTGCGCCAGCGCGTGGCGGTGGACATGGAGGGCCGTTCGCTGGCCACTACGATGGCGGGTATGGACGTGAAGATGCCGGTGGCCCTGGCGCCCACGGGTCTGACGGGTATGCAGCACGCGGATGGCGAAATCCTGGCCGCCCAGGCGGCTGCCGAATTTGGCGTGCCCTTCACCTTGTCCACCATGAGCATCTGCTCGATCGAAGATGTGGCGCAGGCTACGCAAAAGCCCTTCTGGTTTCAGTTGTATGTGATGCGCGACCGGGAGTTCGCCGCCAATCTGATCGATCGCGCCAAGGCGGCGGGATGCTCGGCTCTGGTGCTGACGCTCGATCTGCAAATTCTCGGGCAGCGCCACAAAGACATCAAAAACGGTCTGTCGGCCCCGCCCAAGCCGACCTTGCGCAATCTGATGAACCTGGCGCTCAAACCGCGCTGGTGCATGGGCATGCTGGGCACCCGGCGGCGCACTTTTGGCAATATCGTCGGCCATGCCAAGGGCGTTAAAGATCTGTCTTCGCTGTCTTCCTGGACAGCAGAACAGTTTGATCCCCGATTGAGCTGGGATGATGTGGCCTGGATCAAGGAGCGCTGGGGCGGCAAGCTGATTCTCAAGGGCATTCTCGATGCCGAGGACGCGCGTGCGGCGCTGTCGTCCGGAGCGGATGCGCTGGTAGTCAGTAATCACGGTGGTCGTCAGCTCGATGGCGCCCTGTCCACTATCGAGGTGCTGCCGTCCATCGTGAGCGAAGTCGGCTCCCGCATGGAGGTCTGGCTTGATAGCGGCGTGCGTTCCGGCCAGGACGTGCTCAAGGCGGTGGCGTTGGGCGCACGCGGCACCATGATAGGCCGCGCCTTCTTGTACGGCCTGGGCGCCTATGGCCGGGCAGGCGTGACGCGCGCGCTGGAAATTATCTACAAAGAGGCCGACATCACGATGGCGCTGTGCGGTCGCAAGCATATTTCGCAGATCGACCACAGCATTCTGGTGCCCGGCAGCTATCCCACCTGA
- a CDS encoding AraC family transcriptional regulator: protein MKPSTRSQYAARLEPVLQWLARHPQATPDLYRLAELACLSPFHFHRVYRALMGETVSDTAQRMRMQRAALELTRGQDDLSRVAQRAGYQSLASFTRAFSASYGAPPGRYRAQHLLKRSTRESVMYSVNLVSYPGLTLTALPHQGDYQRIGESFDRLALLAVNQGLIAPHAESGPWIGVYYDDPRQVETGRLRSHACVASMGAPGDPLQTLVIPAMRCGVVEYLGPYTEIDHAYDWMFSEWLPASGEEPLDFPMFEEYANDPKTTPAAALLTRIYLPLRA from the coding sequence ATGAAACCGAGTACCCGATCGCAATACGCCGCCCGTCTTGAACCCGTGCTGCAGTGGCTGGCCCGTCACCCTCAGGCGACACCTGATTTGTATCGCCTGGCGGAACTGGCCTGTCTCTCGCCCTTTCATTTTCATCGTGTCTATCGGGCCTTGATGGGCGAGACGGTCAGCGACACCGCGCAGCGCATGCGCATGCAACGCGCTGCCCTCGAACTGACCCGAGGGCAGGATGATCTGAGCCGGGTCGCGCAACGCGCGGGTTATCAATCTCTGGCCTCGTTCACCCGCGCGTTCAGCGCGAGTTATGGCGCGCCGCCCGGACGGTATCGCGCACAGCACCTCCTGAAACGTTCAACCAGGGAGTCTGTCATGTATTCCGTCAATCTTGTTTCCTATCCCGGCCTGACGCTGACCGCCCTGCCTCACCAGGGCGATTACCAGCGCATAGGCGAGAGCTTCGACCGCCTGGCTTTGCTGGCCGTCAATCAGGGTTTGATTGCTCCGCATGCCGAGTCCGGCCCCTGGATCGGGGTCTATTACGACGATCCCCGACAGGTCGAGACCGGCCGATTGCGTTCCCATGCCTGCGTGGCGTCGATGGGCGCGCCAGGCGATCCGCTGCAAACACTGGTCATTCCCGCCATGCGCTGTGGCGTTGTGGAGTACCTGGGACCCTACACCGAGATTGACCATGCCTATGACTGGATGTTCTCGGAGTGGCTGCCCGCCAGCGGCGAAGAGCCGCTGGATTTCCCGATGTTCGAGGAATACGCCAACGACCCGAAGACAACACCAGCGGCAGCATTGCTGACACGCATTTATCTGCCATTGCGGGCCTGA
- a CDS encoding ABC transporter ATP-binding protein, which produces MNQAATALRLTGITKRFGSLTANDDISLALDAGEVLALLGENGAGKSTLVSILFGHYVADAGHIEVFGQPLPPGRPDAALAAGIGMVHQHFTLADNMTVLDNVMVGTESLWRFASARREARRKLIELGERFGLGVDPEARVGTLSVGEKQRVEILKALYRGARILILDEPTAVLTPQEAQALFATLRGFVAQGLAVIFISHKLDEVMAVSRRVAVLRAGRLVAERATADTNTAELAELMVGRKVIMPRAEAASARDQAAPVLRLSQVTVRASHSAVPLLDALDLTVHQHEIVAIAGVAGNGQQALVSVLTGLRQPADGTIRLGAESALAPRTPAGWTAAGVGRIPEDRHHEGVIGDSPLWENAIVEDLDNPRFARYGLIRARAAHAHAADIARQYDVRAASLDVRTRSLSGGNMQKLILGRALSRQPRFIVADQPTWGLDIGAVAYVREQLLAARERGAGILLVSEDLEEIFALADRIAVLCAGRLVADKPVDQWTPATVGLAMTGVSK; this is translated from the coding sequence ATGAACCAAGCCGCCACTGCTCTGCGCTTGACAGGGATTACCAAGCGCTTTGGCAGCCTGACGGCCAATGACGACATCTCGCTCGCGCTGGACGCGGGCGAGGTGCTCGCCCTGTTGGGCGAGAATGGCGCAGGCAAGTCCACCCTGGTCTCCATCCTGTTCGGTCACTACGTGGCCGATGCCGGACACATCGAAGTCTTCGGCCAGCCCCTGCCACCCGGACGCCCCGATGCGGCGCTGGCGGCAGGCATCGGCATGGTGCATCAGCACTTCACGCTGGCCGACAACATGACGGTGCTAGACAACGTCATGGTCGGCACGGAGTCCCTCTGGAGATTCGCTTCGGCGCGCCGCGAAGCACGCCGCAAGCTGATCGAACTCGGCGAGCGCTTCGGCCTGGGCGTCGATCCGGAGGCCCGCGTGGGCACTCTGTCGGTCGGCGAAAAGCAGCGCGTTGAAATTCTCAAGGCGCTGTATCGCGGCGCCCGCATCCTCATTCTGGACGAACCCACTGCCGTGCTCACGCCGCAGGAAGCGCAAGCCCTGTTCGCCACGCTTCGCGGTTTTGTCGCCCAAGGCCTGGCGGTCATCTTCATTTCGCACAAGCTGGATGAGGTGATGGCCGTCTCGCGCAGAGTGGCCGTGCTGCGCGCCGGCCGCCTAGTCGCCGAACGCGCCACCGCCGACACCAATACGGCTGAACTGGCCGAGCTGATGGTCGGCCGCAAGGTCATCATGCCGCGCGCCGAGGCCGCCTCGGCACGCGACCAGGCCGCCCCCGTCTTGCGCCTGTCCCAGGTCACGGTGCGGGCCTCGCACAGCGCTGTGCCCTTGCTCGACGCGCTGGACCTTACCGTGCACCAACACGAAATCGTCGCCATCGCAGGCGTGGCCGGCAATGGCCAGCAAGCCCTGGTGTCCGTGCTGACCGGTCTGCGCCAACCCGCCGACGGCACGATCCGTCTGGGCGCTGAAAGCGCCCTGGCGCCACGCACGCCGGCAGGCTGGACCGCCGCAGGCGTGGGCCGCATCCCCGAAGACCGCCATCATGAAGGCGTCATCGGCGACAGCCCCCTGTGGGAAAACGCCATCGTCGAAGACCTCGATAATCCGCGCTTCGCCCGCTACGGCCTGATCCGGGCGCGGGCCGCACACGCTCACGCCGCTGACATCGCACGCCAATACGATGTGCGCGCCGCTTCGCTGGATGTGCGCACGCGCAGCCTGTCGGGCGGCAATATGCAAAAGTTGATCCTGGGCCGGGCGCTATCGCGCCAGCCGCGGTTCATCGTCGCCGACCAGCCCACCTGGGGTCTGGACATCGGCGCTGTGGCCTATGTGCGCGAACAACTGCTCGCAGCCCGTGAACGGGGCGCAGGCATCCTGCTGGTCTCCGAAGACCTGGAAGAAATCTTCGCGCTTGCCGACCGCATCGCCGTGCTCTGCGCGGGCCGTCTGGTCGCAGACAAGCCGGTAGATCAATGGACCCCCGCCACCGTCGGGCTGGCCATGACTGGAGTTTCAAAATGA
- a CDS encoding nuclear transport factor 2 family protein, giving the protein MKQFKALMRVWMAGILMVTACAAQAQSVQQNKDVVQAFFRLMFEEHQVEEAVSRYVDRQFVQHNPYLESGSAPLAEYFSLYFEQNPQASAEIKRMIAEGDLVVVHSLLKDGPEDRGQATVDIFRLTNGKIVEHWDVSQEIPENPANTNGMF; this is encoded by the coding sequence ATGAAGCAGTTCAAGGCGTTGATGCGGGTCTGGATGGCCGGCATCCTCATGGTCACGGCGTGCGCGGCACAGGCGCAGAGTGTGCAGCAGAATAAGGATGTGGTGCAGGCATTCTTTCGCCTGATGTTCGAAGAACATCAGGTTGAAGAGGCGGTGTCGCGTTATGTGGATAGACAGTTTGTGCAGCACAACCCTTATCTGGAGTCGGGCAGCGCGCCGCTGGCGGAGTATTTCTCGCTCTACTTCGAGCAGAATCCGCAGGCCTCGGCCGAGATCAAACGCATGATCGCCGAGGGGGATCTCGTGGTGGTTCACAGCCTGTTGAAAGACGGGCCGGAAGACCGGGGTCAGGCGACGGTGGATATTTTTCGCCTGACGAATGGCAAGATCGTCGAGCACTGGGACGTAAGCCAGGAAATCCCCGAAAACCCCGCCAACACCAACGGCATGTTCTAA
- a CDS encoding nucleoside 2-deoxyribosyltransferase, whose amino-acid sequence MQRIYLAGFDVFRADSISHGERLKALCREHGYEGLYPLDNQAPAHLAGQALADWIYRQNVTLIRRADLVMANLNRFRGAEPDSGTAFEVGYAVALGKPVWAYTDETHPLVQQVPGQRAADGRWVDAQGYTVEDFGLPLNLMLACGARYVQGDARACLRRIAAA is encoded by the coding sequence ATGCAGCGCATTTATCTCGCCGGCTTCGATGTCTTTCGGGCCGACTCGATCTCGCATGGCGAGCGTCTCAAGGCCCTATGCCGCGAACATGGTTACGAAGGCCTCTACCCGCTGGATAATCAGGCGCCGGCCCATCTTGCCGGCCAGGCGCTCGCTGACTGGATTTACCGCCAGAACGTCACGCTGATCCGCCGCGCGGATCTGGTCATGGCCAATCTGAACCGTTTTCGCGGCGCCGAGCCCGACTCCGGCACGGCCTTCGAGGTGGGTTATGCCGTCGCTCTGGGCAAGCCGGTCTGGGCCTACACGGACGAGACCCATCCCTTGGTGCAGCAAGTGCCGGGGCAGCGCGCCGCCGATGGCAGATGGGTCGATGCACAGGGCTATACGGTCGAAGATTTCGGTCTGCCTCTAAACCTGATGCTGGCTTGCGGCGCGCGCTATGTGCAGGGCGACGCCCGAGCCTGCTTGCGCAGGATCGCCGCCGCCTAG
- a CDS encoding amidohydrolase family protein — protein MFDLIIRNAMLPDGRGPLDIGIENGRIAAIAPNLAADAGETLDAAGQLVTTPFVDAHFHMDSTLSYGLPRVNQSGTLLEGIALWGELKPLLTQEALVERAMAYCDWAVARGLLAIRSHVDVCDPRLLAVEALLNVRERVKPYLDLQLVAFPQDGLLRSPNALANLTRALDMGVDVVGGIPHFERTMADGAESVRILCELAAERGLRVDMHCDESDDPLSRHIESLAFQSQRLGLQGRVTGSHLSSMHSMDNYYVSKLLPLMREAGVSAIANPLINITLQGRHDSYPKRRGMTRVPELLAAGIPVAFGHDCVMDPWYSLGSGDMLEVAHMGLHVAQMTGRDAMRACFDAVTTTPAAILGLTDIGLEVGKRADLVLLQARDPVEALRLRATRLAVLRAGRIIATTPPARASLHLPGRPDSVDFQIQR, from the coding sequence ATGTTTGATCTGATTATCCGCAATGCCATGCTCCCCGACGGACGCGGTCCGCTGGACATCGGCATCGAAAACGGCCGTATCGCGGCCATCGCCCCCAATCTGGCCGCCGATGCAGGCGAGACCCTGGACGCGGCCGGCCAGCTCGTCACCACGCCGTTTGTGGATGCCCATTTCCACATGGATTCGACGCTGTCCTACGGACTGCCGCGCGTGAACCAATCCGGCACCCTGCTCGAAGGCATCGCGCTATGGGGGGAACTCAAGCCGCTGCTCACCCAGGAAGCGCTGGTTGAACGTGCAATGGCCTATTGCGACTGGGCCGTCGCCCGCGGCCTGCTGGCCATCCGCAGCCACGTCGATGTCTGCGATCCGCGGCTGCTGGCCGTGGAGGCGCTGCTAAACGTGCGAGAACGGGTCAAACCCTATCTGGACCTGCAACTGGTGGCCTTTCCGCAGGACGGACTGCTGCGCTCGCCTAATGCACTGGCCAACCTGACCCGTGCGCTCGACATGGGCGTGGATGTCGTGGGCGGCATTCCCCACTTTGAACGCACCATGGCCGACGGCGCTGAATCGGTGCGCATTCTCTGTGAACTGGCCGCCGAGCGCGGTCTGCGTGTTGATATGCACTGCGACGAAAGCGACGACCCGCTCTCGCGCCACATCGAAAGCCTGGCCTTCCAAAGCCAGCGCCTGGGCCTGCAAGGCCGTGTCACGGGCTCACACCTGTCATCGATGCACTCGATGGACAACTACTACGTGTCCAAACTACTGCCCCTGATGCGCGAAGCCGGCGTATCGGCCATTGCCAATCCGCTCATCAACATCACGCTGCAAGGCCGTCACGACAGCTATCCCAAACGCCGCGGCATGACCCGCGTGCCCGAACTGCTGGCCGCCGGCATTCCGGTGGCTTTCGGCCACGATTGCGTGATGGACCCCTGGTACAGCCTGGGCAGCGGCGACATGCTGGAAGTGGCCCACATGGGCCTGCATGTCGCGCAAATGACGGGGCGGGATGCCATGCGCGCCTGCTTTGACGCCGTGACCACCACCCCGGCCGCTATCCTCGGCCTGACGGATATCGGCCTGGAGGTGGGCAAGCGCGCCGATCTGGTGCTACTGCAAGCCCGCGACCCGGTCGAGGCCCTGCGCCTGCGCGCCACGCGCCTGGCCGTGCTGCGCGCTGGCCGCATCATCGCCACCACACCGCCGGCGCGCGCCAGCCTGCATCTGCCAGGACGCCCCGACAGCGTGGATTTTCAGATTCAGCGCTGA
- the ribB gene encoding 3,4-dihydroxy-2-butanone-4-phosphate synthase, translated as MSNQNLSPLFAQPFPMRLERALHHLRLGRPVILMDDFDRENEADLIVAADKLTVPVMAQLIRDGSGIVCVCLPGDILDTLQLAPMVPRNQSRYATAFTVSIEAASGVSTGVSAVDRVTTIRAAIAPNAKAGDVVSPGHVFPLRAQEGGVLTRRGHTEGSVDLARLAGLRPAGVLCELMNADGTMMRGTALEHYAAVQGLVALTIAELAEHLRAETAGAVEADEAALAA; from the coding sequence ATGTCCAATCAGAATCTTTCCCCCTTATTCGCCCAGCCCTTCCCCATGCGGCTGGAACGCGCCCTGCATCATCTGCGCCTGGGCCGTCCCGTCATCCTCATGGATGACTTCGACCGTGAGAACGAAGCCGATCTCATCGTCGCGGCCGACAAACTGACCGTGCCGGTCATGGCCCAATTGATCCGCGATGGCAGCGGCATCGTCTGCGTCTGCCTGCCGGGCGACATCCTGGATACGCTGCAACTGGCGCCGATGGTGCCACGCAACCAAAGCCGCTACGCCACTGCCTTTACCGTATCCATCGAAGCCGCCAGCGGCGTGTCCACGGGCGTATCCGCCGTGGACCGCGTCACCACCATCCGCGCCGCCATCGCCCCCAACGCCAAGGCTGGCGATGTGGTCAGCCCAGGCCATGTATTCCCCTTGCGCGCCCAGGAGGGCGGAGTGCTGACGCGCCGGGGCCACACCGAGGGCTCGGTGGATCTGGCCAGGCTGGCGGGCCTGCGCCCGGCCGGCGTGCTGTGCGAACTGATGAATGCCGACGGCACTATGATGCGCGGCACGGCGCTGGAGCACTACGCGGCGGTCCAGGGACTGGTGGCGCTGACCATTGCAGAATTGGCCGAGCACTTGCGCGCCGAAACAGCGGGTGCCGTCGAAGCCGACGAGGCGGCCCTGGCCGCGTGA
- a CDS encoding ABC transporter permease, translating into MEWMDLLGSASFWIATLRLATPLILGTLGVLMCERAGVLNLGIEGIMAIGAFTGWLVVYLGAPLYVGVLAAALAGAVFGLLHAVLTVPLGLSQHVSGLGVTMLATSLSYFAYRVSFPKVETPPTIVPFAEMKSLAIVPLIGPVLAGLTPMTLGALIAVPLIAWVLNRTPLGLALRMVGENPAAAEGQGLSVVKLRMGAIVAGSALMGVAGSFLTLAAFNAFFFNMINGRGWICVALVVFASWRPGKALVGALVFALFDALQLRLQQGALPGMPALPYQLYLMLPYILSILALVLVARRAAYPQALMKPYRKGER; encoded by the coding sequence ATGGAATGGATGGATTTGCTGGGATCGGCCAGTTTCTGGATTGCCACGCTGCGGCTCGCAACGCCGCTGATTCTCGGCACGCTGGGCGTGCTGATGTGTGAGCGCGCCGGCGTGCTCAACCTGGGCATCGAAGGCATCATGGCGATCGGCGCCTTCACGGGCTGGCTGGTGGTTTATCTTGGCGCCCCCCTATATGTGGGTGTGCTGGCCGCCGCGCTGGCCGGTGCTGTTTTCGGTCTGCTGCATGCGGTGCTGACCGTGCCGCTGGGTCTGTCGCAACACGTATCGGGCCTGGGTGTCACCATGCTGGCGACCAGTCTGTCGTACTTCGCCTATCGCGTCAGCTTTCCCAAAGTCGAGACACCGCCGACCATCGTACCCTTCGCCGAAATGAAATCGCTGGCCATCGTGCCCCTCATCGGTCCGGTACTGGCAGGCCTCACCCCCATGACACTGGGTGCGCTGATTGCCGTGCCACTCATCGCCTGGGTGCTCAACCGCACACCGCTGGGCCTGGCCCTGCGCATGGTGGGCGAAAACCCGGCGGCAGCAGAAGGGCAGGGGCTGTCGGTCGTCAAGCTGCGTATGGGTGCCATCGTGGCGGGCTCCGCGCTCATGGGTGTTGCTGGCAGCTTTCTGACGCTGGCCGCCTTTAATGCCTTCTTTTTCAACATGATCAACGGCCGCGGATGGATCTGCGTGGCCCTGGTGGTGTTCGCCTCCTGGCGCCCTGGCAAAGCCCTGGTCGGCGCGCTGGTTTTCGCGCTCTTTGACGCCCTTCAGTTGCGGCTGCAACAAGGCGCGCTACCGGGCATGCCGGCGCTGCCATATCAGCTCTACCTGATGCTGCCCTACATTCTCTCGATACTGGCGCTGGTGCTTGTCGCACGCCGTGCGGCTTATCCCCAGGCCCTGATGAAGCCCTATCGCAAGGGCGAGCGTTGA